Part of the Zingiber officinale cultivar Zhangliang chromosome 6A, Zo_v1.1, whole genome shotgun sequence genome, CCATCGACCTCGCTGGTTGCGCCTCCGCCTCCGGGAAGCTCCAGATGCAGAGTGACCTCGACGCTCTGTCCGGCGAGCTCGATCTCGTGCTCGCCGACTGCGCGTTGCTGGTGAAAACCGGTGTCCTCGAGGACTCGGCCACCGCCGCTCCTTCGCAGTTGTTGGATAAAATGCGCGAGCTGCTTGCGCGCTTGCAGATCGGGCACGCGGAAGCCAAACACCGGGCCGTGGACTCCCTCCTTGAAGCGATGAGGGAGGACGAGAGGAGCGTGGTGGCCGCGCTCGGGCGAAGCAACGTCTCTGCGCTCATACGCTTGCTTGGAGCTACCTCCGTCAAGATCAAGGAGAAGGCGGCCACAGCGATCTGCTTGCTGGCCGAGTCCGGGTGCTGCGAGAAGCTACTGGTTGCAGAAGGCGTGCTTCCTCCCGTAATCAGACTATCAGAGTCCGGGAGCTTGATTTGTCGAGAGAAAGCCCTAATTTCGCTGCAGAGACTATCCATCTCTGCCGAAACCGCACGTTCCATAGTTGGCCATGGAGGTGCTCGATCTCTGGTCGAGATATGCCACTCTGGCGACTCCATTTGCCAATCGGCCGCCGCGGGCACGCTAAAGAATCTCTCCGCCGTGCCGGAGGTCCGGCAGACGCTGGTGGAAGAAGGCACCATATCTGCCATGATCGACCTCCTGGACCGCGGAATTGTTCTCAGCTCCAGAGAGCACGCCGCAGAGTGTTTGCTGAATCTCACTACAAGCAACGACGGCTTTAGGCGGCTCGTCGTCGAGGAAGGCGGAGCTCGCAGTCTATTAGCCTACCTGGAAAAGCCACTACCGCAGGAACCCGCCGTCGGTGCATTGCGGAATTTGATCAGCGCGGCCACCGTCGGCAGCCTCGTTTCCCTGGGCCTCCTCCCTCGGCTGGTTCATATCCTCAGGGATGGCTC contains:
- the LOC121996751 gene encoding uncharacterized protein LOC121996751; this encodes MADETDPSPEADDSVAHLLSQARKLVPAALAEARAAAGFPARWSSIADKIERVSPSLDDLSSLPCFSRNALCRELLQSVTRALCASIDLAGCASASGKLQMQSDLDALSGELDLVLADCALLVKTGVLEDSATAAPSQLLDKMRELLARLQIGHAEAKHRAVDSLLEAMREDERSVVAALGRSNVSALIRLLGATSVKIKEKAATAICLLAESGCCEKLLVAEGVLPPVIRLSESGSLICREKALISLQRLSISAETARSIVGHGGARSLVEICHSGDSICQSAAAGTLKNLSAVPEVRQTLVEEGTISAMIDLLDRGIVLSSREHAAECLLNLTTSNDGFRRLVVEEGGARSLLAYLEKPLPQEPAVGALRNLISAATVGSLVSLGLLPRLVHILRDGSLGAQQAAASIICRITNSNDTKKSIGELGCLPLLVTMLESKTSTAREVAAQAIAGLISLPQNKRELKKDGKTMINLVRLLDPNPQNTAKKYAVACLHSLSSSKRCKKLMLSYGAVGYLKNLAEVEDMAGAKKLLKRLEKNKLKNLFIRKAG